The genomic DNA AGGTGCAAAACCAGCATCAGCGAGCTTTTGATCTAATTCTGCTTGGGGAATATGTTTAGCCCCAATACGAACGATCCGAGAACGCATAGTATTAGATACACCACTACGTTGTCTACCTGCTTCTAAACCCATTACTTGATTATACAAATCTAACTTAGCAGTAGGAATAGGAGAACCATCAAAATCAATTCCCTTGGCGATCGCCACATCAATCGCATCAGCACCTGTAGTAGTTTGATCTTTTAAATTTGTTTCACTGGTCATGGCTGTATAGTCTGAAGATAATAGGTATATCTTACCAGGGAAGGAGTAGGGTGTCAGGTGTAGGGCTATTAATCTCCCTGTCACCTGTCATCTATTCCCAGACTTGCCACTTTAGGAAATTTTAGTTTAATCTCAAACCAGCGGTATAGCAATTTAGGTGATGCTATGTCTGAAGCCCACACTCCTCGCAATCAAGATCGCAGCCTCGAAAAAGCCCTCACGGACAAAATTATTGACGATTATTTTGAGAATTCGGAAAGTTGGCTCAGAGCAATTTTGCGAATGTGCATTTTCTCCTTAGCCAAAATTAATGGAGAATCCGTTTTTATTGTTGAATG from Okeanomitos corallinicola TIOX110 includes the following:
- a CDS encoding DUF4090 family protein, coding for MTSETNLKDQTTTGADAIDVAIAKGIDFDGSPIPTAKLDLYNQVMGLEAGRQRSGVSNTMRSRIVRIGAKHIPQAELDQKLADAGFAPLKEKEIAFFYGGK